From Motacilla alba alba isolate MOTALB_02 chromosome 20, Motacilla_alba_V1.0_pri, whole genome shotgun sequence, the proteins below share one genomic window:
- the GHRH gene encoding somatoliberin isoform X2, whose translation MHSRPGSQRTAGRSGVPALPGTDPAGSRGEVGFAAGEGAPGQELIQEELVFSRNGDSRGWKMLDKATLLLFLHLVTCSISSPLYPALRFSPEPVAGKAMSFQLQPSSSLQSHNPLAEQQQEEGLLTDPTEKRMQRHADAIFTDNYRKFLGQISARKFLQTIIGKRLGSSESSPGEGVQEFLSRRQSDSILMDSQYQQHMVLRDFLGAVLQSQRPQDIDSSGLEGFPSTLAKLV comes from the exons ATGCACTCACgccctggcagccagaggaCAGCGGGGCGGTCCGGAGTGCCCGCCCTGCCTGGCACGGACCCTGCGGGCTCCCGAGGAGAAGTTGGAtttgcagcaggggaaggagcacctgggcaggagctgatcCAGGAAGAGCTTGTTTTCTCCAGGAACG GTGACTCCAGGGGGTGGAAGATGCTGGATAAAGCCAccctgctcctgttcctgcaTTTAGTCACatgctccatctcctcccctCTCTACCCAGCTCTCAG GTTCAGCCCAGAGCCAGTTGCTGGCAAGGCCATGagcttccagctgcagcccagcagctccctgcagagccatAACCccttggcagagcagcagcaggaggagggctTGTTAACAGACCCCACTGAGAAAAG gatgCAGCGCCACGCTGACGCCATATTCACTGACAACTACAGGAAATTCCTGGGGCAGATTTCAGCCCGAAAATTCCTCCAGACCATCATTGGCAAGAGGCTTGG AAGCAGCGAGAGCAGCCCAGGGGAAGGGGTGCAGGAATTCCTGAGCAGGCGCCAGTCCGACAGCATCCTGATGGACAGCCAATACCAGCAGCACATGGTACTGAGGGACTTCCTGGGAGCCGTCCTGCAGAGCCAAAG GCCCCAGGACATTGACAGCAGTGGGCTAGAAGGCTTTCCCAGCACCCTGGCTAAGCTTGTGTAA
- the GHRH gene encoding somatoliberin isoform X1, giving the protein MHSRPGSQRTAGRSGVPALPGTDPAGSRGEVGFAAGEGAPGQELIQEELVFSRNGDSRGWKMLDKATLLLFLHLVTCSISSPLYPALRFSPEPVAGKAMSFQLQPSSSLQSHNPLAEQQQEEGLLTDPTEKRMQRHADAIFTDNYRKFLGQISARKFLQTIIGKRLGSSESSPGEGVQEFLSRRQSDSILMDSQYQQHMVLRDFLGAVLQSQRWVGIRSSSAHCRNTARPLLLPAFQV; this is encoded by the exons ATGCACTCACgccctggcagccagaggaCAGCGGGGCGGTCCGGAGTGCCCGCCCTGCCTGGCACGGACCCTGCGGGCTCCCGAGGAGAAGTTGGAtttgcagcaggggaaggagcacctgggcaggagctgatcCAGGAAGAGCTTGTTTTCTCCAGGAACG GTGACTCCAGGGGGTGGAAGATGCTGGATAAAGCCAccctgctcctgttcctgcaTTTAGTCACatgctccatctcctcccctCTCTACCCAGCTCTCAG GTTCAGCCCAGAGCCAGTTGCTGGCAAGGCCATGagcttccagctgcagcccagcagctccctgcagagccatAACCccttggcagagcagcagcaggaggagggctTGTTAACAGACCCCACTGAGAAAAG gatgCAGCGCCACGCTGACGCCATATTCACTGACAACTACAGGAAATTCCTGGGGCAGATTTCAGCCCGAAAATTCCTCCAGACCATCATTGGCAAGAGGCTTGG AAGCAGCGAGAGCAGCCCAGGGGAAGGGGTGCAGGAATTCCTGAGCAGGCGCCAGTCCGACAGCATCCTGATGGACAGCCAATACCAGCAGCACATGGTACTGAGGGACTTCCTGGGAGCCGTCCTGCAGAGCCAAAGGTGGGTGGGAATCAGGTCAtcctctgctcactgcaggaACACAGCCAGGCCCTTATTACTGCCTGCCTTCCAGGTGTGA